One window of the Brettanomyces bruxellensis chromosome 1, complete sequence genome contains the following:
- a CDS encoding uncharacterized protein (SECRETED:SignalP(1-17)): protein MLFTSFILLLFLGIASALKGSIDFSKDAVKIVDPARASLLLLDKEDKSWRVFHFRENGDFYLPQLSKGKYELLIQSLDFKLSTGPSYKITVLNSTHYIVEDAQTGKELEDGLEFSADKVVLRNFIDNDSSGSFLNSLPFVPLIRKYPLMGMLLLGCIALMVSPMIISKFDPDFNEKLIQAQQDTKAHQS, encoded by the coding sequence ATGCTGTTCACATCTTTCATATTATTACTTTTCTTGGGAATAGCCTCAGCATTGAAAGGCTCCATTGACTTTTCGAAAGATGCTGTCAAGATTGTTGATCCTGCAAGGGcatcattattattacttGACAAGGAAGATAAATCTTGGAGAGTTTTCCATTTTAGGGAAAATGGCGATTTTTACCTACCTCAATTATCTAAGGGGAAGTATGAGCTTTTGATTCAATCTCTAGATTTTAAATTATCTACAGGACCCTCTTACAAAATTACGGTGCTCAACAGTACACATTATATAGTCGAGGATGCTCAGACGGGTAAAGAGCTTGAGGATGGGCTTGAATTTTCAGCAGATAAAGTGGTTTTGAGGAATTTTATCGACAATGATTCATCGGGAAGTTTCCTTAACAGTCTTCCGTTCGTTCCTCTCATTAGGAAATACCCACTAATGGGAATGCTGCTATTGGGCTGTATTGCTCTCATGGTTTCTCCAATGATAATTAGTAAATTTGATCCGGACTTTAATGAGAAGCTTATTCAGGCTCAACAGGACACAAAAGCACATCAATCTTAG